One Paucidesulfovibrio longus DSM 6739 genomic window carries:
- a CDS encoding GNAT family N-acetyltransferase, which produces MNEPMIRPLPPEDLPQAMRLVREVFQRHVAPEFSPAGIQEFSSFTTDESAQERRNQGHVFLAARIGDDLAGVAEVRDHNHICMLFVRDDRRCSGIGRLLVRTCADLCRQVNPSLAQITVNASPNAVGAYLRFGFLPTDQEQLHNGIRFTPMALKLP; this is translated from the coding sequence ATGAACGAACCCATGATCCGACCGCTCCCCCCGGAAGACCTGCCCCAGGCCATGCGTCTCGTCCGGGAGGTCTTTCAGCGGCATGTGGCCCCGGAATTCTCCCCTGCCGGAATACAGGAATTCAGCTCCTTTACCACCGATGAAAGCGCGCAGGAACGCCGCAACCAGGGCCACGTCTTTCTGGCGGCCCGGATTGGCGACGACTTGGCCGGGGTCGCCGAAGTCCGCGACCACAACCATATCTGCATGCTCTTCGTACGCGACGATCGCCGCTGCTCCGGCATCGGCAGGCTGCTGGTCCGGACCTGCGCCGACCTCTGCCGGCAGGTGAATCCCAGCCTGGCCCAGATCACGGTGAACGCTTCGCCCAATGCCGTGGGCGCCTATCTCCGCTTCGGATTTCTGCCCACGGATCAGGAGCAGCTCCATAACGGCATCCGCTTCACGCCCATGGCCCTGAAGCTGCCTTGA